In a genomic window of Paramicrobacterium chengjingii:
- a CDS encoding acylphosphatase, translating into MERKFVVVTGIVQGVGFRFFAQREAAQLGVTGRVRNRDDGSVEIAVQGTEERVTDMLRWLRTGPESANVRSFEVTDVVPIDGETQFSITD; encoded by the coding sequence AGTTTGTTGTCGTGACTGGAATCGTGCAGGGCGTCGGGTTTCGGTTCTTTGCGCAGCGCGAAGCAGCCCAGCTCGGTGTCACGGGCCGGGTGCGTAATCGTGACGATGGTTCCGTCGAGATTGCCGTGCAGGGAACCGAGGAGCGAGTGACCGACATGCTGCGGTGGTTGCGCACCGGGCCCGAGTCCGCCAACGTCCGCAGCTTCGAGGTGACCGACGTCGTGCCGATCGATGGCGAAACGCAGTTCTCGATCACGGACTGA
- a CDS encoding GntR family transcriptional regulator, translating into MAQLEEKTLPLSVFVDLDRNGPVPLYYQISQRLEKAIREDVLPAGSRLENEVALAQRLGLSRPTIRRAIQELVDKGLLVRRRGIGTQVVHGRVTRNVELTSLFDDLERSGQTPKTVVLSSERGTADAETAELLGVEAGSPVLHITRLRSADDVPLAILDNVLPEEFIDLSIDDLAKYGLYQMLRTRGVTMRVAKQTIGARAASQRESELLDVDKGGPVLTMSRTAFDNSGKAIEHGRHCYRPDLYSFEITLVDR; encoded by the coding sequence GTGGCGCAGCTGGAAGAGAAGACGCTGCCACTGAGCGTCTTCGTCGATCTTGACCGCAACGGCCCCGTTCCCCTCTACTATCAGATCTCTCAACGTCTCGAGAAGGCGATCCGCGAAGACGTGCTCCCCGCGGGCTCGCGGCTCGAAAACGAGGTGGCGCTGGCTCAGCGCCTCGGTCTGTCGCGCCCCACCATCCGCCGAGCGATCCAGGAGCTCGTCGACAAGGGCCTGCTCGTACGCCGCCGAGGCATTGGCACTCAGGTCGTTCATGGCCGCGTGACGCGCAACGTCGAGCTGACGAGCCTCTTCGACGACCTTGAGCGCTCGGGGCAGACTCCGAAAACCGTTGTGCTCTCCAGCGAGCGGGGCACAGCGGATGCGGAGACCGCAGAGCTCCTTGGCGTTGAGGCTGGCAGCCCCGTGCTGCACATTACACGTCTGCGCTCAGCCGACGACGTCCCCCTCGCGATTCTCGACAACGTCCTGCCTGAGGAGTTCATCGACCTGAGCATCGATGACCTCGCAAAGTATGGTCTTTATCAGATGCTGCGCACCCGCGGCGTGACCATGCGTGTCGCCAAGCAGACGATCGGAGCCCGGGCCGCGTCGCAGCGCGAGTCTGAGCTTCTCGATGTTGATAAGGGCGGCCCCGTCCTGACGATGTCGCGCACAGCATTCGATAATTCGGGCAAGGCCATCGAGCACGGCCGCCACTGCTATCGCCCCGACCTCTATTCGTTCGAGATCACGCTCGTCGACCGCTGA
- a CDS encoding PadR family transcriptional regulator — MTRQTGLNPTAGTLLGLLAERPMTGWELVDETGVRVGNFWTIQRSQAYRELAQLAANGHVEALPEEARHRRPYRITDAGRAAYLEWLQEMPADESVRVPFLLKVAFMDDMPRERFDELLAAQRRRHAERLTRYEQNWRELHGDDTVRGGPRLATLALGIAYERSTLGWLDELPGFFEQQTRPDVG; from the coding sequence ATGACGAGGCAGACAGGGCTGAACCCCACCGCTGGAACCTTGCTCGGCCTGCTCGCTGAGCGCCCGATGACCGGGTGGGAGCTCGTCGATGAGACTGGTGTCAGGGTGGGTAACTTCTGGACGATCCAACGTAGTCAGGCCTACCGCGAGCTTGCCCAGCTCGCCGCGAACGGACACGTGGAGGCGCTGCCAGAAGAAGCACGGCACCGTCGGCCCTATCGGATCACCGACGCTGGCCGGGCAGCTTATCTGGAATGGCTGCAAGAGATGCCTGCCGACGAGAGCGTGCGGGTTCCGTTCTTGCTGAAGGTCGCTTTCATGGACGACATGCCGCGGGAGCGATTTGACGAACTCCTCGCAGCCCAGCGCCGCCGACACGCTGAGCGGCTCACCCGCTATGAGCAGAACTGGCGTGAGTTGCACGGTGACGACACAGTTCGTGGCGGGCCGCGGCTCGCCACACTCGCTCTCGGCATCGCTTATGAACGCAGCACGCTCGGCTGGCTCGACGAGTTGCCCGGTTTCTTCGAGCAACAGACCCGGCCCGACGTGGGGTAG
- a CDS encoding ornithine cyclodeaminase yields the protein MVRFVGVQNAVRWIQATGLETILGELSEYVADDYRRWESFDKSPRVANHSPIGVIELMPTSDGHLYGFKYVNGHPSNPSRGLQTVTAFGVLSDVASGYPLLVAEMTLLTALRTAATSAMAAKHLARPDSTTMAMIGAGTQAEFQAIAVRETLGIRTLRVFDTDPLASAKLVRNLTPLGFDVYVASDSADAVAGADVITTCTADKANATVLTDDMVQPGVHINAIGGDCPGKTELDAAILRRADVFVEFPEQTRIEGEIQQVESDFAVTELWQVVSGTTAGRASAEQITVFDSVGFAIEDFSVLRYLHDKTNHSAFSIDIDLVADPDDPKDLFGFAQGSDAPVPAL from the coding sequence ATGGTTCGATTTGTTGGTGTTCAGAACGCGGTTCGGTGGATTCAGGCCACAGGACTCGAGACGATTCTCGGAGAGCTGAGCGAGTACGTCGCAGACGACTATCGTCGCTGGGAGTCGTTTGACAAGAGTCCGCGAGTTGCCAACCACTCCCCGATCGGCGTCATCGAGCTCATGCCGACGAGCGACGGCCACCTGTATGGCTTTAAGTACGTCAATGGCCACCCGTCAAACCCGTCACGGGGCCTGCAGACAGTCACCGCGTTCGGCGTTCTCTCGGACGTAGCCAGCGGTTATCCGCTGCTCGTCGCCGAGATGACACTCCTCACGGCGCTGCGGACAGCTGCCACATCGGCGATGGCCGCCAAGCACCTCGCGCGTCCCGACTCGACGACGATGGCAATGATCGGGGCAGGAACTCAGGCTGAGTTTCAGGCGATCGCCGTGCGAGAGACGCTCGGTATTCGCACACTGCGGGTGTTTGACACCGATCCGCTCGCCTCGGCAAAGCTCGTGCGCAACCTCACACCTCTCGGCTTTGACGTATACGTGGCCAGCGACTCGGCGGATGCTGTGGCGGGCGCCGATGTGATCACCACCTGCACCGCCGACAAGGCGAATGCAACGGTGCTTACCGACGACATGGTGCAGCCGGGCGTGCACATTAACGCGATCGGCGGTGACTGCCCGGGAAAGACCGAGCTGGATGCCGCGATTCTGCGTCGCGCAGATGTCTTCGTCGAATTTCCGGAGCAGACGCGCATTGAGGGCGAGATTCAGCAGGTCGAGTCTGACTTCGCTGTCACCGAGCTGTGGCAGGTCGTGTCCGGCACGACAGCTGGCCGCGCATCAGCTGAGCAGATCACTGTCTTCGACTCCGTCGGCTTCGCCATCGAAGACTTCTCGGTGCTGCGCTACCTGCACGACAAGACGAACCACTCGGCATTCTCCATCGACATCGACCTGGTCGCCGACCCCGACGACCCGAAGGATCTCTTCGGATTCGCACAGGGCTCTGACGCGCCAGTACCAGCCCTCTAG
- the ctlX gene encoding citrulline utilization hydrolase CtlX yields the protein MSIQAPSAVVLVRPRHFTPNPATATDNTFQTSASGDRESIARAAWQEVTDAAAVLERHGVTVHLFDDERDDRADAVFPNNWFSTHSGGHIAVYPMQSPSRRGERREDIIELLKREYRVQDVIDYSGLEYDDVFLEGTGAMVLDHLSRIAYTVRSARADPIALERFCTNFGYEPMVFDAIDESGRPIYHSNVLMCLATDFALIGLDFIADDRRREQILERLSSHDREVIALSREQIREFAGNAIELQGTYGRILALSVRALESLTTEQRDVIEKSCTIVPVSVPTVELAGGSVRCMLAGIHLDRRSR from the coding sequence ATGTCAATTCAAGCGCCATCGGCTGTGGTGCTCGTTCGACCACGCCATTTCACGCCGAATCCGGCGACAGCGACAGACAACACATTCCAGACGTCGGCGTCGGGCGATCGCGAGTCCATCGCCCGCGCCGCGTGGCAGGAAGTAACGGATGCTGCGGCCGTGCTCGAGCGTCACGGCGTGACCGTTCATCTGTTTGACGACGAGCGCGATGACCGCGCCGACGCCGTGTTTCCGAACAACTGGTTCTCCACGCACTCCGGCGGACACATAGCCGTGTACCCGATGCAGTCCCCGAGCCGCCGCGGCGAGCGCCGCGAAGACATCATCGAACTGCTCAAGCGCGAGTACCGCGTGCAGGACGTCATCGATTACTCCGGGCTGGAGTATGACGATGTCTTCCTCGAGGGAACCGGAGCCATGGTGCTCGACCACCTCAGCCGCATTGCATACACGGTGCGCTCCGCGCGAGCGGATCCCATTGCGCTTGAACGCTTTTGCACGAACTTCGGCTATGAACCCATGGTGTTCGATGCCATCGATGAATCGGGTCGCCCGATCTATCACTCAAACGTGCTCATGTGCCTGGCGACGGACTTCGCGTTGATCGGCCTCGACTTCATCGCAGACGACCGCCGCCGTGAGCAGATTCTTGAGCGGCTCAGTTCCCATGACCGCGAGGTGATCGCGTTGAGCCGCGAGCAGATTCGCGAGTTTGCGGGCAACGCCATCGAGCTGCAAGGCACCTATGGCCGCATCCTTGCCCTATCGGTTCGGGCGCTCGAGTCGTTGACGACAGAACAGCGTGACGTGATCGAGAAGAGCTGCACGATTGTGCCGGTCTCGGTGCCGACGGTTGAGCTTGCGGGAGGTTCCGTGCGCTGCATGCTCGCGGGAATCCACCTCGACCGGCGAAGCCGCTGA
- a CDS encoding Lrp/AsnC family transcriptional regulator, whose product MRDVDELDERLIAELRLNGREPVATLAHRLGVTRATINNRINRLVDDGIVLGFTVRVREDVSTDVVRAVSLIEVEGRTTSDVIDRLRGFPEVHALHTTNGGWDLVADLRTNSLASFDRLLARIRGVEGVINSETSLLLSSALR is encoded by the coding sequence ATGAGAGACGTTGACGAGCTTGACGAACGGCTGATCGCCGAACTGCGCCTCAACGGACGCGAGCCCGTGGCAACTCTGGCGCATCGGCTCGGCGTGACACGCGCGACGATCAACAATCGCATCAACCGGCTCGTCGATGACGGCATCGTGCTCGGCTTCACTGTGCGCGTGCGCGAAGACGTCAGCACCGACGTGGTGCGCGCGGTCAGCCTCATTGAGGTGGAGGGCCGAACCACATCAGACGTCATCGACAGGCTCCGCGGCTTTCCCGAAGTTCACGCGCTTCACACCACGAACGGCGGCTGGGATCTCGTCGCCGACCTGCGCACCAACAGCCTGGCGTCATTCGACCGACTTCTGGCACGCATTCGCGGTGTCGAGGGCGTGATTAACAGCGAGACGAGTCTGCTTCTGAGCTCAGCACTGCGCTGA
- a CDS encoding glycerophosphodiester phosphodiesterase, producing MARLLAGKHQVLMPQEGSRCSPVGADVDGKFRPFGTNSVVQFLRVEGGSSVANGVRLVAHRGLHDEEGGHARENTVEAVRDALEVGATWVEVDVRVTQDGAAVLLHDATLDRLWGDSRAVSDVTLAEVQELSEGEHRIPLLGDILTALDGGGATLLIDMDSAEPAIGSVRVVQASTSNVATAWCGDIDAMRTIREMMPEAVVWMPWHSSTPPMASEIAFLSPSAINVKHTLVGQRFVDEVHTLGVDVAVWTVDETPRALHLASIGVDSITSNRFEAIAEATRAEANDRS from the coding sequence ATGGCAAGACTTCTGGCGGGCAAGCATCAGGTCCTGATGCCTCAGGAAGGCTCTCGTTGCTCCCCGGTAGGCGCCGATGTTGACGGCAAATTTCGTCCTTTTGGTACCAACTCGGTCGTGCAGTTTCTACGTGTGGAAGGAGGTAGTTCTGTGGCCAATGGTGTACGGCTAGTGGCGCATCGTGGGCTACATGATGAGGAGGGCGGTCACGCAAGGGAAAACACCGTGGAGGCGGTTCGAGACGCTTTGGAAGTTGGCGCCACGTGGGTCGAGGTCGATGTACGAGTCACTCAGGATGGTGCGGCTGTGTTGCTCCATGACGCCACCTTAGATCGGTTATGGGGTGACTCCCGTGCGGTTTCGGACGTGACACTTGCTGAGGTACAAGAGCTCTCTGAAGGGGAGCATCGAATCCCACTCCTCGGCGACATTCTGACTGCGCTTGATGGGGGTGGAGCGACACTGCTCATAGACATGGACTCGGCGGAGCCAGCGATCGGATCGGTTCGGGTCGTGCAAGCATCAACGTCAAACGTCGCAACCGCGTGGTGCGGTGACATCGACGCTATGCGAACAATACGTGAAATGATGCCGGAGGCCGTGGTCTGGATGCCATGGCACTCGTCCACTCCTCCGATGGCGTCTGAAATAGCGTTCCTGTCTCCATCAGCAATAAACGTGAAACATACGTTGGTCGGTCAACGCTTTGTGGATGAGGTTCACACACTGGGTGTTGACGTGGCAGTCTGGACCGTGGATGAAACGCCTCGCGCTCTACATTTGGCTTCTATCGGCGTTGACTCGATTACGAGTAATAGGTTCGAAGCAATCGCGGAGGCAACACGCGCCGAGGCGAACGATCGCTCGTAG
- a CDS encoding ABC transporter substrate-binding protein, with the protein MKNKQKGMRRSPGLVGALTATAAVALAVSACAPSSAPGNSSDGGEAELGISDSDYSLEALIEAAKNEDPIVVLDTTGKIVDIASAFSEKYGVQATGVKMKSGEQAEVVIREGTAGTVKNDVILLPDVPTAVSELIPRGFAASWFPPDMTDVVEEQFQDPAVVTQETNVWAYNTEVYGDVCPVDNIWQLTDEQWAGRVSLQDPLLTDQAHWFNQMQSQGDDLMADAYADEYGDELQSEEDSATAEWVKRLAMNSPALTNSDDDIAESVGAPGQSDPFIGFFSTAKFRANVDSGYKLGVCDGLDPWAGRAYTKAALIATGTESPNAAKLFVRFMFTEEGIGTQTEDGKVSTNSTIKLPSDDPSHLESVWDQILVFDSATAADDFDNLQEWQDFWRASIRS; encoded by the coding sequence TTGAAGAATAAGCAAAAAGGGATGCGCCGGAGTCCCGGTCTCGTCGGGGCGTTGACGGCAACAGCTGCGGTCGCGCTAGCGGTCAGCGCCTGTGCGCCGTCCTCGGCACCAGGGAACAGCTCTGACGGAGGAGAAGCCGAGCTCGGGATATCCGACAGCGACTACAGCCTCGAGGCCCTTATTGAGGCTGCGAAGAACGAGGATCCAATCGTCGTCTTGGATACGACGGGAAAGATCGTGGATATCGCCAGCGCATTTAGCGAGAAATACGGCGTTCAGGCTACGGGTGTCAAGATGAAATCTGGAGAGCAGGCGGAGGTCGTGATCCGAGAGGGCACTGCCGGCACAGTCAAGAATGACGTGATATTGCTCCCTGATGTTCCTACCGCTGTATCTGAATTGATTCCTCGCGGTTTTGCGGCGTCGTGGTTTCCACCCGACATGACCGATGTTGTTGAAGAGCAGTTCCAGGATCCGGCGGTGGTTACGCAAGAAACGAACGTGTGGGCATATAACACGGAAGTTTACGGTGATGTGTGCCCTGTCGACAATATTTGGCAACTAACGGATGAACAGTGGGCGGGCCGAGTGAGCCTTCAGGATCCATTGTTGACTGATCAAGCCCATTGGTTCAATCAGATGCAGAGCCAGGGCGACGATCTGATGGCAGATGCTTACGCGGACGAATACGGTGATGAGCTGCAATCGGAAGAAGACAGCGCTACTGCTGAGTGGGTCAAGCGCTTAGCAATGAATTCGCCAGCCTTAACCAACTCCGATGATGACATCGCGGAGTCCGTCGGTGCTCCCGGGCAGAGTGACCCATTCATCGGGTTCTTCAGCACAGCAAAGTTCCGTGCCAACGTTGACAGCGGATACAAGCTTGGTGTTTGCGATGGCCTCGACCCGTGGGCCGGCCGGGCTTATACGAAGGCCGCGCTTATTGCCACCGGTACTGAGAGTCCGAATGCGGCCAAGCTCTTCGTGCGGTTTATGTTCACAGAAGAGGGCATTGGAACGCAGACTGAAGACGGCAAAGTCTCGACGAATTCCACTATCAAGCTACCGTCCGATGATCCCAGTCATCTTGAGTCCGTCTGGGACCAGATTCTTGTTTTCGACTCGGCCACCGCAGCTGACGATTTCGATAACTTGCAAGAATGGCAAGACTTCTGGCGGGCAAGCATCAGGTCCTGA
- a CDS encoding tautomerase family protein: MPLVRIDVNVGRSPEQICAIADAIHDAIVAEYGIPRRDRFQIITEHHPRQIIAEDAGLGFERSTDVVMIQIFTQAGRTDAAKQALYAEIAQRLDDVGVRGNELFLGYMENGPQDWSFGYGRAQYLTGELSVPDVLPVQAGAPSGETH, translated from the coding sequence ATGCCTCTTGTTCGCATCGATGTCAATGTCGGTCGCAGCCCGGAGCAGATCTGTGCCATCGCTGATGCCATCCATGACGCAATTGTTGCCGAGTACGGCATCCCGCGCCGTGATCGCTTCCAAATCATCACTGAGCACCACCCGAGGCAGATTATCGCCGAAGACGCTGGCCTCGGGTTCGAGCGCAGCACCGACGTCGTGATGATTCAGATCTTTACTCAGGCTGGCCGAACGGATGCTGCCAAGCAGGCGCTCTACGCCGAAATCGCGCAGCGCCTTGACGACGTAGGCGTTCGAGGCAATGAGCTGTTCCTCGGGTATATGGAGAACGGTCCCCAAGACTGGTCTTTCGGCTACGGTCGGGCTCAGTACCTCACCGGAGAACTCAGCGTGCCAGATGTTTTACCGGTTCAGGCAGGGGCCCCATCGGGTGAGACACACTGA
- a CDS encoding metallophosphoesterase family protein, with translation MRCGMSVDVYLEREGDMSRETSLQPTDGVQESSQKVFFVVVGDVHGRWEELAGELDLVRAFLPSGQRVEAILQVGDAEATRDVAELQEVFAKPERHRLSDFHLAVEGQIQFGAPLYFIGGNHEPWATLDRNKGVSRGGAPLAPDVYFLGRSGSVTIADVHIAFLSGIRRPGRALESAVDRTSCNSIKENNYYCAEELRAVRELQSVDILLTHEWPSGSGFVHKRDLVGDENVRELLTRLRPSASFHGHYHRADQFCIDGVSVFVRGRYGQGIPEWVALFEFDRETRSITQLQHLESETEASR, from the coding sequence ATGCGATGCGGAATGAGCGTCGATGTTTACTTGGAACGAGAGGGTGACATGAGTCGGGAAACATCTCTTCAGCCGACGGACGGTGTTCAGGAATCGAGCCAAAAAGTCTTCTTCGTTGTCGTCGGGGATGTTCATGGGCGGTGGGAAGAGCTCGCCGGTGAGCTGGATCTGGTGCGAGCATTTCTTCCGAGCGGACAGCGAGTTGAGGCGATTCTTCAAGTCGGAGACGCTGAAGCGACGAGAGACGTGGCTGAACTCCAAGAGGTGTTTGCCAAGCCGGAAAGGCATCGTCTGAGTGATTTTCATCTTGCGGTCGAAGGGCAGATCCAGTTCGGCGCTCCCCTGTACTTCATTGGCGGAAACCACGAACCATGGGCGACACTCGACCGCAACAAAGGTGTCAGCCGCGGTGGTGCCCCGTTGGCGCCGGACGTGTACTTTCTGGGCCGAAGCGGATCAGTCACTATCGCTGATGTTCACATTGCGTTCCTCTCGGGAATCAGAAGGCCCGGTCGCGCGCTGGAAAGTGCAGTTGATCGGACGAGCTGCAACTCCATCAAGGAAAATAACTACTACTGCGCCGAGGAACTTCGTGCCGTGCGGGAACTGCAATCGGTGGATATCCTGCTGACACATGAATGGCCAAGCGGCAGCGGGTTTGTCCACAAACGGGATCTTGTTGGGGATGAGAACGTTCGTGAGCTGCTGACGCGTCTGAGGCCGAGTGCGAGCTTTCATGGCCACTATCACCGTGCCGACCAGTTCTGCATCGACGGTGTCTCGGTCTTTGTTCGCGGACGTTATGGGCAGGGCATTCCGGAGTGGGTTGCGTTGTTTGAGTTCGACCGTGAGACGCGGTCGATCACGCAACTTCAGCACCTTGAGTCAGAGACAGAAGCTTCGCGGTGA
- a CDS encoding MgtC/SapB family protein, with product MGIRIAFSLAMGACVGLERQWRAGLAGLRTNALVSVGAALFVVMGAYGFTPDGSADPTRVAAQVVSGIGFLGAGVMIREGLNIRGLNTAATLWCSAAIGCLAGTGMYVITLIGTAVIVAANTLLRPLGRAVNRKTGRLPLPTASPLGADFAFEVMTSDKAEPRVRALLLQTLSRPEYRLKSVTASHNKQGNSVALLAEIHSTDPDASPLERAVSRMTLDPKVSSARWWPDEEEGNEEDEF from the coding sequence GTGGGAATTCGCATAGCCTTCAGCCTCGCGATGGGAGCGTGCGTCGGGCTGGAACGTCAGTGGCGTGCGGGGCTTGCCGGGCTTCGCACCAACGCACTCGTTTCTGTTGGCGCCGCACTGTTCGTTGTGATGGGGGCTTACGGGTTCACACCAGATGGCAGCGCAGATCCTACCCGTGTGGCCGCGCAGGTGGTTTCCGGAATCGGGTTCCTCGGCGCCGGTGTAATGATTCGCGAAGGACTCAACATCCGCGGGCTGAATACGGCCGCAACACTCTGGTGTTCCGCAGCTATAGGCTGTCTTGCTGGAACCGGCATGTACGTCATCACCCTGATCGGGACCGCCGTCATTGTCGCGGCCAACACGCTGCTGCGCCCTCTTGGCCGCGCGGTGAACCGCAAGACTGGTCGACTCCCTCTCCCGACTGCGTCGCCGTTGGGAGCAGATTTCGCGTTCGAAGTCATGACAAGCGATAAGGCCGAACCCCGTGTTCGTGCGTTGCTGTTGCAGACTCTCAGCCGGCCAGAGTATCGGCTGAAGTCGGTCACTGCGTCGCACAACAAGCAGGGGAACTCCGTTGCGCTCCTCGCAGAGATCCATTCCACCGATCCTGATGCGTCGCCCCTCGAAAGGGCAGTGAGCAGAATGACGTTGGATCCAAAAGTCAGCTCTGCTCGCTGGTGGCCCGACGAGGAAGAAGGGAACGAAGAGGACGAGTTTTAA
- a CDS encoding ABC transporter substrate-binding protein has protein sequence MLSAHSRTILRHRRKAALPMLVAASFMLVACSPSSTPSASESADLGISDEDYSLDSLIDAAKEEGPITVYDVTGKIVDTAKNFSEKYGIKATGVKAKANEQQEILIREAQGGNVKSDVFFMTDAPTVSAQILPEGMATSWFPPDLADVVPEEFQNPVSVSTEVDAWSYNTEEYGDTCPIDNVWALTTDDWHGKVALSDPLLRSDFLYWVNQMQAHADDQLASAYEEFFGKALDTSDESAAEQWLKALAANQPIIKKSGGDVAETIGASGQSDPPVGMVSTAEYRTNVDSGFHLGLCEGISPWLGRSYTKVAVIANGTASPNAAKLFVHYLLTQEGIEPQLVDGKFSTNSTVAPSPDEPSGVADFQDAVFAPDPSTAADDFDSLPEWQDLWTINSH, from the coding sequence ATGCTAAGTGCACATTCACGTACGATTTTGCGACACAGGCGTAAGGCCGCGCTACCGATGCTCGTAGCAGCATCATTCATGCTTGTTGCTTGTTCCCCGTCATCGACTCCCAGTGCGTCCGAATCGGCGGACCTGGGTATCTCCGACGAAGACTATTCGCTGGATTCACTCATTGATGCGGCGAAAGAGGAAGGCCCGATCACTGTCTACGATGTGACGGGAAAGATCGTTGACACCGCCAAAAACTTTTCGGAAAAGTACGGCATCAAAGCGACCGGCGTGAAGGCCAAAGCAAATGAGCAACAGGAAATCCTGATTCGCGAAGCCCAAGGCGGGAATGTCAAGAGCGATGTCTTTTTCATGACGGACGCTCCTACGGTGAGTGCTCAGATACTGCCCGAAGGAATGGCCACGAGCTGGTTTCCGCCCGACCTCGCGGACGTCGTTCCTGAAGAGTTCCAAAATCCCGTCTCGGTCTCAACCGAAGTCGACGCGTGGAGTTATAACACGGAGGAGTACGGGGACACGTGTCCGATTGACAACGTCTGGGCGCTGACCACGGATGACTGGCACGGCAAAGTCGCTCTGTCCGACCCACTGCTACGGTCTGACTTTCTCTACTGGGTCAACCAGATGCAGGCACACGCAGACGACCAACTGGCATCAGCGTATGAGGAGTTCTTTGGCAAAGCGCTGGACACCTCCGACGAAAGCGCCGCCGAGCAGTGGCTTAAGGCTCTCGCCGCGAACCAGCCAATCATCAAGAAGTCAGGTGGCGATGTTGCCGAGACAATTGGCGCATCCGGCCAAAGCGATCCTCCCGTCGGGATGGTGAGCACCGCAGAGTACCGGACTAACGTTGATTCCGGGTTTCACTTGGGTCTTTGTGAAGGCATCTCACCATGGCTTGGACGCTCGTACACGAAAGTCGCCGTCATCGCTAATGGAACCGCAAGCCCGAACGCTGCCAAACTCTTCGTCCACTACCTCCTGACTCAAGAGGGCATCGAGCCGCAACTCGTCGATGGCAAATTCTCGACGAACTCGACAGTAGCTCCCTCCCCTGACGAACCGTCAGGAGTCGCCGATTTTCAAGACGCAGTCTTCGCCCCGGACCCTTCGACAGCCGCAGACGACTTCGATTCGCTTCCGGAGTGGCAGGACCTGTGGACAATCAACTCACACTGA
- a CDS encoding inositol monophosphatase family protein, giving the protein MNTEATQAPRTRPTPEQRGESQRLRGVAEGAARAVQEQLRAAFRTSMSIGHKRDARDVVTEHDKRAEATISTYIFEHVPDSRLLGEEGGSVGEGRVSWFVDPIDGTSNFVDGIAFWCISVAAAIDGEVVAGAILDPMADDLFSADLDGAWLNGETLHSVGAPTEGEATLITGYPNARQLEAHGAPALGDFAQLVLAFRALRRPGSAALTLAHVAAGWADAAAGFNVNPWDICAADLIVRQAGGTYVPLPVGQSERLDARYLHKGYVATAGDGRYPKLMAIARDIAARG; this is encoded by the coding sequence ATGAACACCGAGGCTACGCAGGCACCCAGGACTCGTCCGACACCTGAGCAGAGAGGCGAATCGCAACGACTTCGAGGCGTCGCGGAAGGGGCGGCGCGCGCCGTCCAAGAGCAACTGAGAGCGGCCTTTCGCACGTCGATGTCAATTGGGCACAAGCGTGACGCCCGGGACGTCGTGACCGAACACGACAAGCGCGCGGAAGCGACCATCTCGACCTACATCTTCGAACACGTACCTGACTCGCGCCTCCTCGGAGAAGAAGGTGGTTCTGTGGGGGAGGGGAGAGTGTCGTGGTTCGTCGATCCGATTGATGGGACGAGCAATTTCGTCGATGGGATTGCATTCTGGTGTATCTCCGTCGCTGCAGCGATTGATGGTGAGGTTGTCGCCGGCGCAATCCTCGACCCGATGGCTGACGACCTTTTTTCCGCTGATCTGGACGGAGCATGGCTGAATGGTGAAACGCTGCATTCCGTCGGAGCGCCGACTGAAGGCGAGGCCACTCTCATCACCGGATACCCCAACGCCCGGCAGCTCGAGGCTCATGGCGCGCCTGCGCTTGGCGACTTCGCACAGCTCGTGCTCGCCTTCAGAGCACTTCGTCGCCCGGGAAGTGCTGCACTCACGCTCGCGCACGTCGCGGCAGGCTGGGCGGATGCCGCAGCTGGATTCAACGTGAACCCGTGGGACATATGCGCTGCTGATCTCATCGTTCGCCAGGCCGGAGGAACCTACGTTCCTCTGCCCGTCGGGCAGAGCGAGAGGCTCGACGCCCGCTATCTCCATAAAGGCTATGTGGCCACCGCTGGAGATGGCAGGTACCCGAAGCTGATGGCGATTGCGCGTGACATCGCCGCTCGCGGATAG